From Verrucomicrobiales bacterium:
TGCGGCGTGCCTCCCCCTCGACTGTTGATGTAGAAGCCCAGCTCCCCCTTCGGGTTCTCAGCCCCAAAATACACTTCCCCGGGAGGCGCATTGACACCCTGAGTGACCAGGATGAACTGATGGATCAGCTCCTCCATGCTCGTCAGAACCTTGCTCTTCGGAGGAAGGACCGTCTTGCCATCCGGAATGTTGACGGGCTCGCGGTCCGTGTTGTCAGCGCCTCCGGGAATCCGATCCAAGCATTGGCGGATGATTCGCACGCTCTGGCGCATTTCCTCCATGCGCACCAGATACCGGTCATGGGAATCGCCCACCGAACCGATCGGGACATCAAACTCCAGCTCGCGATAGCAAAGATATGGGTTCGCTTTCCGAACGTCATAATCCACCCCGCTCCCACGCAAATTCGGACCGCTAAGCCCGTAATCAATGGCGTCCTCGGCCGAAATCACGCCCACATCGCGAGTTCGATCGACAAAAATCTTATTCCGGGTCAGCAGCTTTTCCGACTCATCGATGTTCACCAAAACCTCATGGCAGAACTGACGGCAGGCGCCGTGCCACCCTGCCGGCAGATCGCGAGCGACTCCACCGATCCGGGTGTAGCTGGTGGTGAATCGCGCTCCCGTGAGCGACTCGCACAGATTGTAGATCTTTTCCCGCTCCGTAAAGGTGTGGAGGAACACGGTGAGCGCACCGACATCCATCGCAAACGCTCCCAAGCCCAGCAGATGAGCCGAGATGCGAGCCAGCTCGCAGCAGATCACCCGAATGTGCTGGCAGCGAAGCGGCAGTTGGCTGTCGATGCCCATGAGCTTCTCCACCGCCAACGCGTAGGCCACGTTGTTGGCCAAAGGGGCCAAGTAATCCAGTCGATCCGTGTACGGGATAAACTGGGTGTAGGTCATGTTCTCCGCGATCTTCTCATCACCACGATGCAGGTATCCGACATCTGGCGTCGCCTTGGTGATGATCTCCCCATCCAGCTCCAGCAAAATCCGGAGCACGCCATGGGTGGAGGGATGCGAGGGCCCCATGTTCAAGACCATGGTCTCGCCAGGAAGCTCATCGATCTCGTCACCAGTGGCGGAGGAAGCCGAATGCACCGCCGACGCTTGCGCCGCTCGGGCGGCAGCGTCCTTAATCTCGATTTCTTGCAGAGTGGCCATGCGGGTTAAAGAGGATCAGGATTCCGGATTTCGAACCCGAGGCTCGCGAGCCAAGGTATCCTTGCCTCCAGCAACAGTGACAAAGGGGCCTCCTTCGAGAGGCGCAGGTTTGGTAAATGCGACCTCTGGCAACTCGGTGGGCTTCCCCGCCAGCGGAAAATCCTTTCTCAGCGGGAAGTAAGGGTAGCCATCCCACATAAGGATCCGTCGCAGATCAGGATGGCCACGGAACCGAATGCCCATCATGTCGTAAATTTCGCGCTCATGCCAGTCCGCGGTACGCCAGACCTTACTGACGGTGGGCAGCTCGGAGAGCTCCTCGCTTACCGATGTCTTGAGACGGAGATGAGTCTTCTCGGTCAAGTGATACAGCTCGTAGACCAAGGCCCAGCGAGGATCCTCGCCATAATTGTCCACGCCT
This genomic window contains:
- the nuoD gene encoding NADH dehydrogenase (quinone) subunit D encodes the protein MATLQEIEIKDAAARAAQASAVHSASSATGDEIDELPGETMVLNMGPSHPSTHGVLRILLELDGEIITKATPDVGYLHRGDEKIAENMTYTQFIPYTDRLDYLAPLANNVAYALAVEKLMGIDSQLPLRCQHIRVICCELARISAHLLGLGAFAMDVGALTVFLHTFTEREKIYNLCESLTGARFTTSYTRIGGVARDLPAGWHGACRQFCHEVLVNIDESEKLLTRNKIFVDRTRDVGVISAEDAIDYGLSGPNLRGSGVDYDVRKANPYLCYRELEFDVPIGSVGDSHDRYLVRMEEMRQSVRIIRQCLDRIPGGADNTDREPVNIPDGKTVLPPKSKVLTSMEELIHQFILVTQGVNAPPGEVYFGAENPKGELGFYINSRGGGTPHRLKIRAPSFVNLSILPHLLPGHMMSDVVTILGSFDFVMGECDR
- a CDS encoding NADH-quinone oxidoreductase subunit C — encoded protein: MSALAHAERLAARFPGLLSAPIQFRGEVTLQVLDAERIVEVCEFAKRDLGYLFLTDLSGVDNYGEDPRWALVYELYHLTEKTHLRLKTSVSEELSELPTVSKVWRTADWHEREIYDMMGIRFRGHPDLRRILMWDGYPYFPLRKDFPLAGKPTELPEVAFTKPAPLEGGPFVTVAGGKDTLAREPRVRNPES